A single region of the Streptomyces sp. NBC_00236 genome encodes:
- the rplV gene encoding 50S ribosomal protein L22: MEARAQARYIRVTPMKARRVVDLIRGMDATEAQAVLRFAPQAASVPVGKVLDSAIANAAHNYDHPDASSLVISEAYVDEGPTLKRFRPRAQGRAYRIRKRTSHITVVVSSKEGTR, from the coding sequence ATGGAAGCCAGGGCCCAGGCGCGGTACATCCGCGTCACGCCCATGAAGGCCCGCCGAGTGGTGGACCTCATCCGTGGCATGGATGCCACGGAGGCTCAGGCGGTCCTGCGTTTCGCCCCGCAGGCCGCGAGCGTGCCGGTTGGCAAGGTGCTTGACAGCGCCATTGCCAACGCTGCACACAACTACGACCACCCTGACGCCTCTTCGCTGGTCATCAGCGAGGCGTACGTGGACGAGGGCCCGACCCTGAAGCGGTTCCGTCCGCGTGCTCAGGGCCGTGCCTACCGGATCCGTAAGCGGACCAGCCACATCACCGTGGTCGTCAGCAGCAAGGAAGGAACCCGGTAA
- the rpsC gene encoding 30S ribosomal protein S3, which produces MGQKVNPHGFRLGITTDFKSRWYADKLYKDYVKEDVAIRRMMTKGMERAGISKVEIERTRDRVRVDIHTARPGIVIGRRGAEADRIRGELEKLTGKQVQLNILEVKNPEVDAQLVAQAVAEQLSSRVSFRRAMRKSMQSSMKAGAKGIKIQCGGRLGGAEMSRSEFYREGRVPLHTLRANVDYGFFEAKTTFGRIGVKVWIYKGDVKNIAEVRAENAAARAGNRPARGGADRPAGRGGRGGERGGRGRKPQQSAPAAEAPKAEATAAAPAAESTGTEA; this is translated from the coding sequence ATGGGCCAGAAGGTAAACCCGCACGGGTTCCGGCTCGGCATTACCACGGACTTCAAGTCCCGTTGGTACGCCGACAAGCTGTACAAGGACTACGTCAAGGAAGACGTCGCCATTCGTCGCATGATGACGAAGGGCATGGAGCGAGCCGGCATCTCGAAGGTTGAGATCGAGCGCACCCGCGACCGCGTCCGCGTTGACATCCACACCGCCCGCCCGGGCATCGTCATCGGCCGCCGCGGCGCCGAGGCCGACCGCATCCGTGGCGAGCTGGAGAAGCTGACCGGCAAGCAGGTCCAGCTGAACATCCTCGAGGTCAAGAACCCCGAGGTGGACGCTCAGCTGGTGGCCCAGGCCGTCGCCGAGCAGCTCTCCTCCCGCGTCTCCTTCCGTCGTGCCATGCGTAAGAGCATGCAGAGCTCGATGAAGGCCGGCGCCAAGGGCATCAAGATCCAGTGCGGCGGTCGCCTCGGCGGCGCCGAGATGTCCCGCTCGGAGTTCTACCGCGAGGGCCGCGTGCCCCTGCACACCCTCCGTGCGAACGTCGACTACGGCTTCTTCGAGGCCAAGACGACCTTCGGCCGCATCGGCGTGAAGGTCTGGATCTACAAGGGCGACGTCAAGAACATCGCCGAGGTCCGCGCCGAGAACGCTGCTGCCCGTGCGGGCAACCGCCCGGCCCGTGGCGGCGCTGACCGTCCGGCCGGCCGCGGTGGCCGTGGTGGCGAGCGTGGCGGTCGCGGCCGCAAGCCGCAGCAGTCGGCTCCGGCCGCCGAGGCCCCCAAGGCCGAGGCGACCGCCGCTGCTCCGGCGGCTGAGAGCACCGGAACGGAGGCCTGA
- the rplP gene encoding 50S ribosomal protein L16 has product MLIPRRVKHRKQHHPKRSGMSKGGTQVAFGEYGIQALTPAYVTNRQIESARIAMTRHIKRGGKVWINIYPDRPLTKKPAETRMGSGKGSPEWWIANVKPGRVMFELSYPNEKIAREALTRAAHKLPMKCRIVRREAGES; this is encoded by the coding sequence ATGCTGATCCCCCGTAGGGTCAAGCACCGCAAGCAGCACCACCCGAAGCGCAGCGGTATGTCCAAGGGTGGCACGCAGGTTGCGTTCGGCGAGTACGGCATCCAGGCGCTGACCCCGGCGTACGTGACGAACCGTCAGATCGAGTCCGCTCGTATCGCGATGACCCGTCACATCAAGCGTGGCGGCAAGGTCTGGATCAACATCTACCCGGACCGTCCCCTGACGAAGAAGCCTGCCGAGACCCGCATGGGTTCCGGTAAGGGTTCTCCCGAGTGGTGGATCGCGAACGTCAAGCCGGGTCGGGTGATGTTCGAGCTGTCCTACCCGAACGAGAAGATTGCTCGTGAGGCGCTCACCCGCGCTGCTCACAAGCTTCCGATGAAGTGCCGGATTGTTCGGCGCGAGGCAGGTGAGTCGTGA
- the rpmC gene encoding 50S ribosomal protein L29, which produces MSAGTKTSELRELGNEELLNKLREAKEELFNLRFQAATGQLENHGRLKSVRKDIARIYTLMRERELGIETVESV; this is translated from the coding sequence ATGTCGGCCGGTACCAAGACGTCCGAGCTGCGCGAGCTGGGCAACGAGGAGCTCCTCAACAAGCTCCGCGAGGCCAAGGAAGAGCTGTTCAACCTCCGCTTCCAGGCGGCGACCGGACAGCTCGAGAACCACGGCCGGCTCAAGTCCGTCCGTAAGGACATCGCCCGGATCTACACCCTGATGCGCGAGCGCGAGCTCGGCATCGAGACGGTGGAGAGCGTCTGA
- the rpsQ gene encoding 30S ribosomal protein S17 gives MSEKTVTETNTDRGFRKTREGLVVSDKMDKTVVVAVEDRVKHALYGKVIRRTNKLKAHDEQNAAGVGDRVLLMETRPLSATKRWRIVEILEKAK, from the coding sequence ATGAGCGAGAAGACTGTGACTGAGACGAACACCGACCGCGGTTTCCGCAAGACCCGTGAGGGTCTGGTCGTCAGCGACAAGATGGACAAGACCGTCGTCGTCGCTGTCGAGGACCGCGTCAAGCACGCGCTGTACGGCAAGGTCATCCGCCGTACGAACAAGCTCAAGGCTCACGACGAGCAGAACGCCGCCGGCGTCGGCGACCGTGTCCTCCTCATGGAGACCCGGCCGCTGTCCGCCACGAAGCGGTGGCGCATCGTCGAGATCCTCGAGAAGGCCAAGTAA
- the rplN gene encoding 50S ribosomal protein L14 — protein MIQQESRLRVADNTGAKEILTIRVLGGSGRRYAGIGDVIVATVKDAIPGGNVKKGDVVKAVIVRTVKERRRQDGSYIRFDENAAVILKNDGDPRGTRIFGPVGRELREKKFMKIISLAPEVL, from the coding sequence GTGATCCAGCAGGAGTCGCGACTGCGTGTCGCCGACAACACGGGTGCGAAGGAAATTCTCACCATCCGTGTTCTCGGTGGCTCGGGTCGCCGCTACGCGGGCATCGGTGACGTCATCGTCGCCACCGTCAAGGACGCGATCCCCGGTGGCAACGTGAAGAAGGGTGACGTCGTCAAGGCCGTCATCGTTCGCACCGTCAAGGAGCGTCGTCGTCAGGATGGCTCGTACATCCGCTTCGACGAGAACGCCGCTGTCATTCTCAAGAACGACGGCGACCCCCGCGGCACCCGTATCTTCGGCCCGGTGGGCCGTGAGCTGCGCGAGAAGAAGTTCATGAAGATCATCTCGCTCGCGCCGGAGGTGCTGTAA
- the rplX gene encoding 50S ribosomal protein L24: MKIKKGDLVQVITGKDKGKQGKVIVAYPAQDRVLVEGVNRVKKHTKAGQTARGSQTGGIVTTEAPVHVSNVQLVVEKDGNKVVTRVGYRFDDEGNKIRVAKRTGEDI, translated from the coding sequence ATGAAGATCAAGAAGGGCGACCTGGTTCAGGTCATCACCGGTAAGGACAAGGGCAAGCAGGGCAAGGTCATCGTTGCCTACCCTGCTCAGGACCGCGTCCTCGTCGAGGGTGTCAACCGGGTCAAGAAGCACACCAAGGCCGGTCAGACCGCTCGCGGCTCGCAGACCGGTGGCATTGTGACGACCGAGGCACCCGTCCACGTCAGCAACGTGCAGCTGGTTGTTGAGAAGGACGGCAACAAGGTCGTTACTCGCGTCGGCTACCGCTTTGACGACGAGGGCAACAAGATCCGCGTTGCCAAGCGCACCGGTGAGGACATCTGA
- the rplE gene encoding 50S ribosomal protein L5 encodes MTTTTAPRLKTRYREEIAGKLREEFSYENVMQIPGLVKIVVNMGVGDAARDSKLIDGAVRDLTTITGQKPAVTKARKSIAQFKLREGQPIGCHVTLRGDRMWEFLDRTLSLALPRIRDFRGLSPKQFDGRGNYTFGLTEQVMFHEIDQDKIDRVRGMDITVVTTATNDDEGRALLRHLGFPFKEN; translated from the coding sequence ATGACTACCACCACTGCGCCGCGTCTCAAGACGCGCTACCGCGAGGAAATCGCCGGCAAGCTGCGTGAGGAGTTCTCCTACGAGAACGTCATGCAGATTCCCGGTCTGGTCAAGATCGTGGTCAACATGGGTGTGGGCGACGCCGCCCGCGACTCCAAGCTGATCGATGGCGCCGTGCGCGACCTCACCACGATCACCGGTCAGAAGCCGGCCGTCACCAAGGCCCGCAAGTCGATCGCGCAGTTCAAGCTGCGCGAGGGGCAGCCGATCGGCTGCCACGTCACCCTCCGTGGTGACCGCATGTGGGAGTTCCTGGACCGTACGCTGTCGCTCGCGCTTCCGCGTATCCGTGACTTCCGTGGCCTGTCGCCGAAGCAGTTCGACGGCCGTGGCAACTACACCTTCGGTCTCACGGAGCAGGTCATGTTCCACGAGATCGACCAGGACAAGATCGACCGGGTCCGGGGCATGGACATCACCGTGGTCACCACGGCGACCAATGACGACGAGGGTCGTGCCCTCCTTCGTCACCTCGGCTTCCCGTTCAAGGAGAACTGA
- a CDS encoding type Z 30S ribosomal protein S14 has product MAKKALIAKAARKPKFGVRGYTRCQRCGRPHSVYRKFGLCRVCLREMAHRGELPGVTKSSW; this is encoded by the coding sequence GTGGCGAAGAAGGCTCTGATCGCTAAGGCCGCCCGTAAGCCGAAGTTCGGCGTTCGCGGGTACACCCGCTGCCAGCGCTGCGGCCGGCCCCACTCCGTCTACCGCAAGTTCGGCCTGTGCCGCGTGTGCCTTCGTGAGATGGCTCACCGTGGCGAGCTGCCGGGCGTGACCAAGAGCTCCTGGTAA
- the rpsH gene encoding 30S ribosomal protein S8, with amino-acid sequence MTMTDPIADMLTRLRNANSAYHDDVTMPHSKIKSHIAEILQQEGFITGWKVEDAEVGKNLVLELKFGPNRERSIAGIKRISKPGLRVYAKSTNLPKVLGGLGVAIISTSHGLLTGQQASKKGVGGEVLAYVW; translated from the coding sequence ATGACCATGACTGATCCCATCGCAGACATGCTCACGCGTCTGCGTAACGCGAACTCGGCGTATCACGACGACGTCACGATGCCGCACAGCAAGATCAAGTCGCACATCGCGGAGATCCTCCAGCAGGAGGGCTTCATCACGGGCTGGAAGGTCGAGGACGCCGAGGTTGGCAAGAACCTCGTCCTCGAGCTGAAGTTCGGCCCGAACCGCGAGCGCTCGATCGCCGGCATCAAGCGTATTTCGAAGCCGGGTCTGCGTGTATACGCAAAGTCCACCAATCTGCCGAAGGTTCTCGGCGGCCTGGGCGTGGCGATCATCTCCACGTCCCACGGTCTCCTGACCGGCCAGCAGGCCAGCAAGAAGGGCGTAGGTGGGGAAGTCCTCGCCTACGTCTGGTAG
- the rplF gene encoding 50S ribosomal protein L6, with protein MSRIGKLPIQVPAGVDVTIDGRTVAVKGPKGTLSHTVASPIEVTKGEDGVLNVARPNDERQNKALHGLSRTLVANMITGVTTGYIKALEISGVGYRVQAKGSNLEFALGYSHPILIEAPEGITFKVESPTKFTVEGIDKQKVGETAAKIRKLRKPDPYKAKGVKYAGEVIRRKVGKAGK; from the coding sequence ATGTCGCGAATCGGCAAGCTCCCCATCCAGGTTCCCGCCGGTGTGGACGTCACCATCGATGGCCGTACGGTCGCGGTGAAGGGCCCCAAGGGCACCCTCTCGCACACCGTTGCGTCGCCGATCGAGGTCACCAAGGGTGAGGACGGCGTCCTGAACGTCGCCCGCCCGAACGACGAGCGTCAGAACAAGGCCCTTCACGGCCTGTCCCGCACGCTGGTGGCGAACATGATCACCGGCGTGACCACGGGATACATCAAGGCGCTCGAGATCAGTGGTGTCGGTTACCGCGTCCAGGCGAAGGGCTCCAACCTGGAGTTCGCCCTGGGCTACAGCCACCCGATCCTGATCGAGGCCCCGGAGGGCATCACCTTCAAGGTGGAGTCCCCCACGAAGTTCACCGTCGAGGGCATCGACAAGCAGAAGGTCGGCGAGACCGCGGCCAAGATCCGCAAGCTGCGGAAGCCTGACCCGTACAAGGCCAAGGGCGTCAAGTACGCCGGCGAGGTCATCCGCCGCAAGGTCGGAAAGGCTGGTAAGTAG
- the rplR gene encoding 50S ribosomal protein L18, with amino-acid sequence MAYGVKIAKGDAYKRAALKRRHIRVRKHISGSPERPRLVVTRSNRHMVAQVIDDIAGHTLASASTLDVSIRGGEGDKSSQAKQVGALVAERAKAAGVEAVVFDRGGNQYAGRIAALADAAREAGLKF; translated from the coding sequence ATGGCATACGGCGTAAAGATCGCCAAGGGCGACGCGTACAAGCGTGCAGCCCTCAAGCGTCGCCACATCCGCGTCCGCAAGCACATCTCCGGTTCGCCGGAGCGTCCGCGCTTGGTTGTGACGCGTTCCAACCGCCACATGGTGGCTCAGGTCATCGACGACATCGCGGGCCACACGCTCGCGTCGGCGTCGACCCTGGACGTCTCCATCCGTGGTGGCGAGGGCGACAAGAGCAGCCAGGCCAAGCAGGTCGGCGCCCTGGTCGCCGAGCGTGCCAAGGCCGCAGGCGTCGAGGCCGTCGTGTTTGACCGCGGTGGTAACCAGTACGCCGGGCGGATTGCCGCTCTGGCTGACGCCGCCCGTGAAGCCGGGCTGAAGTTCTAA
- the rpsE gene encoding 30S ribosomal protein S5, which yields MAGPQRRGSGAGGGERRDRKGRDGGAAAAEKTAYVERVVAINRVAKVVKGGRRFSFTALVVVGDGDGTVGVGYGKAKEVPAAIAKGVEEAKKNFFKVPRIQGTIPHPIQGEKAAGVVLLKPASPGTGVIAGGPVRAVLECAGVHDILSKSLGSSNPINIVHATVAALQGLQRPEEIAARRGLPLEDVAPAALLRARAGAGA from the coding sequence ATGGCTGGACCCCAGCGCCGCGGAAGCGGTGCCGGTGGCGGCGAGCGGCGGGACCGGAAGGGCCGTGACGGCGGCGCAGCTGCCGCCGAGAAGACCGCGTACGTCGAGCGCGTCGTCGCGATCAACCGTGTCGCCAAGGTTGTGAAGGGTGGTCGTCGCTTCAGCTTCACCGCGCTGGTCGTGGTGGGCGATGGTGACGGCACCGTCGGTGTCGGTTACGGCAAGGCCAAGGAAGTTCCCGCGGCCATTGCCAAGGGCGTGGAAGAAGCCAAGAAGAACTTCTTCAAGGTTCCGCGTATCCAGGGCACCATCCCTCACCCGATCCAGGGCGAGAAGGCTGCGGGCGTCGTTCTGCTCAAGCCTGCTTCCCCCGGTACCGGTGTTATCGCCGGTGGCCCGGTGCGCGCCGTTCTGGAGTGCGCCGGCGTTCACGACATCCTGTCGAAGTCGCTCGGTTCTTCGAACCCGATCAACATCGTGCACGCGACCGTGGCGGCCCTCCAGGGCCTGCAGCGTCCCGAGGAGATCGCGGCTCGCCGTGGTCTGCCCCTCGAGGACGTCGCCCCCGCGGCTCTGCTTCGTGCTCGTGCGGGAGCGGGTGCGTAA
- the rpmD gene encoding 50S ribosomal protein L30: protein MARLKITQTKSYIGSKQNHRDTLRSLGLKRLHDVVVKEDRPEFRGMVHTVRHLVTVEEVD, encoded by the coding sequence ATGGCCCGTCTCAAGATCACGCAGACGAAGTCGTACATCGGCAGCAAGCAGAACCACCGCGACACCCTTCGTTCGCTCGGGCTCAAGCGCCTGCACGACGTGGTTGTCAAGGAGGACCGCCCCGAGTTCCGCGGAATGGTTCACACCGTCCGCCACCTCGTGACGGTTGAGGAGGTCGACTGA